One genomic window of Macrobrachium rosenbergii isolate ZJJX-2024 chromosome 51, ASM4041242v1, whole genome shotgun sequence includes the following:
- the LOC136833532 gene encoding uncharacterized protein encodes MNTALTLVYLGCLALGVLGYPQGGGGSYKQPEGYFQYVNVPGHKEYEFGWNRGNPHHYISRFEQAKDHRFRTRVKWSDTHEGYGEHYWEYNHGPKYPEHHDGYKEPEPYVVPEPIYGPPPKAVGYPSENVPVILVDGPHPRIPSPEEVQYMEPQAIPAVLQYEGRQ; translated from the exons TTGGTATACTTAGGATGCCTTGCGCTGGGCGTCCTTGGCTACCCGCAAGGTGGGGGTGGAAGCTACAAGCAACCTGAAGGCTACTTCCAATACGTGAACGTTCCCGGACACAAGGAATACGAATTCGGATGGAACCGAGGCAATCCTCACCACTACATTTCCCGCTTCGAGCAAGCCAAGGATCACCGTTTCAGGACCAGG GTCAAGTGGTCTGACACCCACGAAGGCTACGGTGAACACTACTGGGAATACAACCACGGTCCTAAATATCCCGAACATCACGATGGATACAAGGAACCCGAGCCTTACGTAGTGCCCGAACCAATCTATGGTCCCCCACCAAAGGCCGTCGGCTACCCCTCGGAAAACGTTCCCGTCATCCTGGTAGATGGCCCTCACCCTCGCATTCCCAGTCCAGAGGAAGTTCAGTACATGGAACCTCAGGCAATTCCCGCGGTGCTGCAATACGAGGGGCGTCAGTAG